The genomic region CTTGCCAAGGGCGAAATCGTAGCCCTGCTTGGCGAAAACGGCGCGGGCAAGACCACGCTGATGAGCATCCTCTTCGGTCATTATATGCCGGATGCCGGCCGGATTCTGATCGACGGGACCGAACTCCCGCAGGGCAAGCCGCGCGCCGCGATCCGCGCCGGCGTGGGCATGGTCCACCAGCATTTCTCGCTGGCGCCCAATCTGACCGTTCTCGAAAACGTCATGACCGGTACGGAAAATCTCTGGTCCTGGCGTTCGGGCACATCCGCCGCGCGCAAAAAGCTTCTAGCCATTTCTGAGCGCTTTGGTCTCAAGGTCGATCCGGGCGCGCGTCTTGGCGACCTGTCGGTCGGCGAGCAGCAGCGCGTCGAGATCCTCAAGGCGCTCTATAGCGACGCCCGCATCCTGATCCTTGACGAGCCAACGGCGGTACTGACCAATATCGAGGCCGAAAAGTTATTTACGACACTGAAGGAAATGGCCCGCCAAGGCCTCTCGCTGATCTTCATCTCCCACAAGCTCGATGAGGTGATGGCTGCGGCCGACCGTATCGTCGTCTTGCGCAGCGGCAAGATGGTTGCCGAACGCAGGGCATCCGAAACCAGCAAGGCCGAACTGGCCGAGCTGATGGTCGGCCGCCGCGTAACGCGGCCGGTACGCGAGCCATCGACGCCCGGCATGGTCGCGCTGGAGGCCGCCGATGTCACGGTGAAGATCGACGGCGTCGAGCGACTGAAGTCCGTCCGCTTCCATCTGCGCGAAGGCGAAATCCTCGGCATCATCGGTGTCTCGGGCAATGGCCAGGCAGCGCTGGCGCATCTTCTCTCCGGCACGCTCTCGCGCTCATCCGGCGACCTCCTGCTTTTCGGGGAACCTATCGGCAATCTCGGCGTAGGCGATGTCGTCAATGCCGGCATTGGCCGCATTCCGGAAGACCGCAATGAGGAAGGCGTGATCGGCGAAATGGCGATCTGGGAAAATACCGTGCTGGAGCGCATTTCCTCGCCGGCGTTTTCGCAACGTGGGCTTGTGAGCCGCAAGGCAGGCATGGCCTTTGCCAAGGAGATCATCGACCAATTCGACGTCCGCGGCGGCAGCCCTGCAAGCCGCGCGCGGCTGCTTTCGGGCGGCAATATGCAAAAGCTTATCCTCGGCCGCAATCTGCACCGGCGGCCGCGCATCCTGATCGCGGCCCAGCCGGCGCGCGGCCTCGATGAAGGTGCCGTGGCAGCCGTACATGCGCGTCTTCTGGAGGCTCGCCGGCAAGGGACCGCTGTGCTTTTGATCTCGGAGGATCTGGACGAGGTGATCGCGCTTGCCGATCGCATTCAGGCGATCGTGGGCGGCAGGCTTTCGCCACCCGTCGAAGCTGAAGTCGCAGACGCACGCGAACTCGGACTGATGATGGCCGGTGAATGGCAGCAATCCCCAGAGGCCGATCATGCGGTTTGAGCGTCGCGAGCATCGTCCACTTTATCTTCTCGTTCTGACGCCGCTGCTCGCCGTGGTCGCAGCGCTGGCTCTCTCCGGCATTTTGATCGCGATCGCCGGTGCCCCTGTATTTGAGGCCTATTGGCGCATCCTAACGGGCGCCTTCGGCTCGCGGCTTTCGGCAACCGAGACATTGACGCGGGCCACGCCGCTGATGCTAACCGGGCTTGCCGCCGCCGTCGCCTTCCGGGCGAGGCTCTGGAACATCGGCGCCGAGGGTCAGTTCTATCTCGGTGCCATCGCGGTTGCCGCAGCGAGTGCCAAGCTTTTCGGCACTCTCCCCGCTCCGGCTCTTATTCCCTTGCTGCTGCTTGTCGGTGCCGTCGCAGGTATGGTCCTGATCCTCATTCCGCTGTGGCTGCGCCTGCGCTTTTCGGTCGATGAGGTCGTGACCAGTCTGCTCATGAACTTCGTCGCCCTGCTCTTCGTCTCGATGCTGATCGACGGGGTGCTCAAGGATCCGCTCGCTTTCGGCTGGCCGCAGTCGCAATCGGTCAGCGATCACGCCATGCTGCCGAAGCTGGTTGCCCGCTCCCGCCTGCATATCGGCCTTGCGATCGCGATTGCGCTGGCGATCATCGTCCATTTCATCCAGTCGCGCACCGTGTTCGGCATGCAATCGCGCGCCGCCGGGCTCAATCCGGCCGGCGCTGTTTTCGCCGGCGTTCAGCTTGGCAGAACGCTGGTGAAGGTCGCCTGCCTGTCAGGTGGGCTGGCGGGCCTCGCCGGAGCGATCGAGGTCATGGGCGTCAAGGGTTATGTGACGACCGACCTGTCGCCCGGTTTCGGCTATTCCGGCATCGTTGTCGCGATGCTTGCCAACCTCAATCCACTCGGCGTCGTCTTCGCCGCCATTTTCACGGCTATGATGTTCGTGGGCGCGGATGGCATGAGCCGTGGTCTCGGCATCCCGACCTATATCGCCGATGTCACGGTGGCGCTGTCGCTGCTGACGATGCTGATCGCATTGTTCTTCACCCAATACAGGATCCGGCGATGATGCAACTGTTCGACATCCTCGCTTCCGCCGGGCTCTGGGCGGCAATCCTGCGGATCGCCACGCCGCTGATTTTTGGCACGCTCGGCGCACTCGTCTGTGAACGGGCTGGCGTGCTCAATCTCGGCATCGAAGGCATCATGACCATCGGCGCGATGATCGGCTGGCTTTCCGTCTATCACGGCGCCGATCTCTGGACCGGCCTGCTGATTGCTGCGATGGTCGGCGGGGTCTTTGGCCTGCTGCATGCGGGCCTGACCGTATCGCTGGGCCTCTCCCAGCATGTCTCCGGCCTTGGCGTCACGCTGTTTGCCTCCAGCTTCAGCTACTATGTCTTCCGGCTGATCGTGCCGCTTGCCAGCACCCCACCCACCATCGTGCCGTTCCAGCCGATCGCCATTCCTGGCCTCTCGACGCTGCCCTTCGTCGGGCCGGCTCTGTTCACGCAGACGGCGCCAACCTATCTGGCGATTGCCATTGCCCTGCTGATGGCCTACATCATCTTCCGCACACCCGTTGGGCTTGCGATCCGCATGGCCGGCGAAAATCCGCACGCGGCGGAAGCACAGGGTGTCAATCCGATGAAGGTGCGCTACGGCGCAGTGGTTGCTGGAAGCGCGCTGATGGGAATGGGCGGCGCCTTCCTGACATTGTCGGCGTTCAACAGCTTCTTCCCCACCATGGTGCAGGGGCGCGGCTGGATCTGCATCGCGCTCGTTGTCTTCGCCTCCTGGCGGCCGGGCCGCGCGCTGTTCGGTGCCCTGCTCTTCGCCTTTTTCGATGCCTTCCAGCTTCGGCTGCAAACCGCGCTGAGCGGGCTCGTGCCCTATCAGCTTTTTCTGATGACCCCCTATATTCTTTCCATCGCCGCGCTTGCCGTCATGGCCCGCCGTGCCCGCGTCCCGCAGGCGCTGATGCAACCCTATCGTCGCGGCGAACGTTGAAACCACTCGCATCCAATGAGGCTCCGATGTTCGATCTGATCGTCAGAAATGCAAATCTCACCGATGGCCGAACCAGCATCGACATCGGCATCCAGGGCGGCAGGATCATCGCTGTCGAGCGCGGTCTCCAAGCGCAAGCGGGGGAAGAAATCGACGCAACCGGCCGGCTGGTCAGTCCTCCTTTCGTCGATCCGCATTTCCACATGGACGCCACCCTGTCGCTCGGACTGCCGCGCATGAACGTATCCGGCACCCTGCTCGAGGGCATCGCGCTCTGGGGAGAGCTGCGCCCGATCGTCACGAAGGAGGAACTGGTCGATCGTGCGCTGCGCTATTGCGATCTGGCGGTGACGCAGGGGCTCCTCTTCATCCGCAGTCATGTCGATACCAGCGATCCCAGACTGGTGACCGTGGAGGCGATGATCGAGGTTCGCGAAAAGGTCGCGCCCTATATCGATCTGCAGCTGGTCGCCTTCCCCCAGGACGGTTATTACCGCTCGCCGGGCGCGATCGACGCGCTCAACCGCGCCCTCGATATGGGAGTTGATGTCGTCGGCGGCATTCCCCACTTCGAACGGACGATGGGCGAAGGCACGGCTTCGGTCGAGGCGCTCTGCCGCATCGCCGCCGATCGCGGCCTGCCGGTCGACATGCATTGCGACGAAACCGACGATCCGCTCTCGCGCCATATCGAGACGCTGGCCGCGCAAACCATCCGCTTTGGCCTGCAGGGACGCGTCGCCGGCTCGCACCTGACCTCGATGCACTCGATGGACAACTACTACGTCTCCAAGCTGATCCCGCTGATGGCGGAGGCGCGGATCAACGTGATCCCCAACCCCTTGATTAACATCATGCTGCAAGGCCGGCACGACACCTATCCGAAGCGCCGCGGCATGACCCGCGTGCGCGAATTGATGGATGCCGGCCTCAATGTCTCCTTCGGGCATGATTGCGTCATGGATCCCTGGTACTCGATGGGATCGGGCGACATGCTGGAGGTCGGCCACATGGCGATCCACGTCGCGCAGATGGCGGGCGTCGAGGACAAGAAGAAGATCTTCCATGCGCTGACCGTCAACTCGGCAAAGACGATGGACCTCGAAGGCTATGGCGTGGAAATCGGCTGCAACGCGGACCTCGTCATCCTCCAGGCGCAGGATACGCTGGAAGCACTGCGGCTTAAGCCGAACCGGCTCGCGGTCATCCGGCGCGGCAAGGTCATCGCCCGTTCGGCACCGCGCATCGGCGCGCTTTTCCTCGATGGACGCCCCGCAAAGGTCGATAGCGGCATGGGTTACGCACCTCGCCATTGAGATGCGGGCCGGCACAATTCAGCCGCCGCGCTTGTTGCTCCAGAGCCGGGAAAAGGGATCCGTCTGCTGGGCGTGTCGCCGTCTTCCCTGGAGCGTCGAGCGCCCACAGTGGAACCGCAGCTGCGGCTGGCCTTTTAGACGGCCAGCATTGCCTGAACGGGAGAGGATGAATAGCGTCTAACTCGGAATGTCGATGCCGGCAGCGGGCGCAGGATTTCGTCCTCGAGCACCAGTCCGTCGAGCCACGCGATGCGTCGCTCGCGGGTGAGAACCGCCATTTGTCGGTCGTGGAACGGCGCGATATCGGCATTCGCCTCAATCGTCAGTAAGGCATAGGCCTCCGGCCAATCCGCCGTCGCGGGGCGCCAGATCCCCGCGAAATAAAACCAATCACCGTTGGCGAGCGAGAAACCGAAACTCTTGTGGCGAAACTCCGAGGCCCGCACCAGGCAGCGGTGGGTTGAAAAGATCCTTCCCTCCGCTCGAACAACGCTCACAGCACGCGGACCGCCATCGCGGGGGCGCAGTCCCCATGGAAGTTCCACCATCTCCGTCTCGCCGTCATGGCGCCTTATGATGACGCGGCGCTCGTCGAGCGGGGCGTCAGACTGGAAAACCTTCGGGCTCATCATAAATAGAACATAGCAGGAACAACATTTCAAGACAACGAGAACCTAAACGGAGGATGCATGTGCAACGATTATCGGCTGATGGTGGATGTCGCCTCGATCTTCGAGGACTTCGCCGACCTCAAGATCAAGATCCGTTTCGGTGAGGGCGCGCCCAACCTTGAAGCGCGCGAGGACATCAAGATTACCGACGTCGGCCCCATCGTGAGAGCCATTAACGGCGCGCGCGATGAGGCGGAGCTCGTGCAGCGGCGCTGGAGCTGGCCGGGTCCGAACAAGCGGCCGGTCTATAATTTCCGCTCGGAGGGCCGGGAGTTCAATTCCAACCGTTGCCTGATCATCGCCGATGGCTTTTACGAGTTCACCGAGCCCAAGGATCCGAAGAAGACGCGCAAGGACAAATGGCTCTTCACCAAGAAGGATGAGTCGATCTTCTGCATTGCCGGCATCTGGCGTGAGACGCCTGAGGTGGGGCAAGCCTTCACCATGCTGACGATGGAGCCGGGTTCGGACATCGCCCCTTACCACGACCGGCAGATCGTCATCCTCGAGCGCAACGCCTGGGTGGAATGGCTGGATCCCGCCATTTCTGCGAAGTCGCTGATCAAGCCTCTGCCGGCAGGAACATTGGCAGTCGAGCAAGTAGGCTGAGAACCTCGCACAAGCGAGCCGCCGCCAGGGAATGAAGCTCACTGTTGTCCAACAGCAGTCGCGCGACGGTTTCCGATCAGTGGCTACTCTCGAACCCTGACCGGTCGGATGGGTTTTCCCCTGGACTTCGGCATTTGCGCGATCTACACTCGAGGCTTCTGTGATCCTGAAATTGTATCAGGTCTCAGGTCCTTCTCATCGCCCACCGCAATGATTTGCGGTTCGGACCCGCGCCTCAGCCCTCAATCCAACGCAATTTCACCGTGCAAGCGGGAGGAGTTTTCATGCCCAATGCCCAATGCGCCTGCGGCGCTCTTAGACTGATGCTTAGCGGTTCGCCACAATTGACTGCGCTGTGTCACTGTTTGGCTTGCCAGCGACGAACTGGTGCGCCGTTCAGTGCTAATGCGTTCTACTCGATTGACTGTGTCGAAGTATCTGGAACGTCTACAGAGTTTATTCGTACCGGCGAGAGCGGTGGCAAGGTCCGAATGCACTTTTGCCCAACTTGCGGCTCGACCGTCTATTGGAAGGCCGATGTTTCGCCGCCCTGGATCGGGGTTGCGGTAGGGTCATTTGCCGACCCGGTCTTCGCGCCACCTGCCATATCAGTATTCGAACAATCTAAACATACGTGGGTGCAGCTTGACAAAACGGTTAAGCACTTCCAAGCCCTACCAATCGGCCAATATTAGCTGGATCGACGCGGCGAGGTAAGTAGTAGTAGTAGTGGGCGCACCGAACTTCGCTTTCGATCCTCTTGAGACGATCGTGGATGGCCGATCCGACCGTCGCCGTCGGGAGTCGACTGGCCATTCCTCGCCTTGAACGGAATCGAACCTGAAGCGATGTAGCACGTCTACTCGTGGCCGAGCTCGATGGGCCACATCTGGGCGCCGTGTAAAACACGCAAAATACGAATCTTATCCGCTAAAACCACGTAGGCTGCGATGTAGGGCGTGCGCGGGATAACAAGTTCGCGAGTTCCAGCAATCCGGCCAGGACGGCCGCTTTCGGGAAAGTCAACAAGTCGACGGGCAGCGCGGACGATTTCCTCGTCCACGTGGACCGCCGCCCTGGGGCTCTCCTTCTCAATGTAGCTGAAGATTGTGTCGCGTCGTCAAGCGCGTATTGCGCCCAGACGAGCCTCATCGATCACCCGCCACGGCCCTGCGCAAAGCCGCCGCATGGCGTTCGCGAAAGCGCGCATCGGCGTCGGCATCGTCGACGTCGGGTCGCGTGTCCTCGAGCGCCTGCAAGACCTTCGCACGGAACCAGGCGTCGTGGGCCTCGCTGTGGCTAACCAGTTCCAGCGGCAGGGCGCCTTCATTCGCTGTCCGGGTTAACAGGATACGGACAGCATCCGAGACCGTTAGACCCATATTTTCCAGAACGGCCGTGGCGCGCTCCTTGACGTCGGCACCAATCCGAGTCTGGACAAGTGCATTTGATGCCATGTTCGAGCCTCCTTCGCCAGTGGTGAATGTAATGCACCTGCATGACAAATTCTAGAGCAGCGCCTCGAATTCTGTCGCATTCTTTCCGAATTGACTTCGCATTCGGCCCTCTGACGGCACGGTTCCACAGAAGATATTATGCGATCCGACAAGCCCAAAACACGAACATCGCCGCGCGATTCAGGCTGGTTTCATCCTGATCGACGCCGGACCATGTACCTGACCGGCGGCTTCCCAGTTGCGATTGACAACTCATGCCGGGAATGAGAGGCGAAAGCGGATCCCCTCCTCCGGGCATGAAACATCCGCCACGCCCGCATGCAGGCGCATGATGGCATCGACGATCGCCAATCCCAATCCGTGCGAGGAAGAGCTGCCGCTGCGGGCCGCGTCCGCCTGGTAAAAGCGGTCGAACAACCGGCCCAACTCTGTGAAAGCCCCGCCCCCTCGTTGCCGGCCTCGATGATCATTTTATCGCCAGCACTGCTGACCGCAGCCGGACCGTTGTAGCTTTCCCGACCATAGCGAATGGCATTAACGACCAGATTGCCCACGGCCCGACGCCTTTGGCCCGTTCCTCGCGTTCTTGGCTGTCTTGTTCATGACGAGATACGCCACCTTCCCATTGGGATGCGATGCGCCGCCCGACATAAAGAACGCGCCTCGCGACACCCGGGTCGCCTGCGGGAATTTGGGCCATTTGCATTTCCTTGGCGGTTCCACTCGGCGCTATTGCGCGTGCGAGGGATGGCCAGGCAGCGTCTGGTCGATGAGTCGATGTCGGCGTGGCGAGCCATCCGGGATACGATGAATGACCCCGCAAACCTGGCGGAAGCGAGCCGCTGGGCGGATGAAGCCAAGATCGCGCTCGGCGAGCGCGGTCCTGCCTGGTGGACTGACGGGCAAGCTGATCTCAACCGGCATCTCGTCACGAATATGCCCTGTGCCGCTTGGTTTGGACGGCTGTAAACATAGTGGAGCTTCGGGTTACGTCAGATCCGGGCACCACCTGTTGCATCAATCATCTGGCCGGTTGTCCAGCGCGCATCGTTCGATGCAAGGAAAGCGATGACGTCGGCGACGTCCTCCGCCCGGCCGACACGGGAGAAGACCGAGAGCGCTTCGGCGCCTGCGCGCGCGTCCGGTGATGCCAGCCACTCGGCATTCATATCCGTCTCCGTCACACCCGGCAGCACGGCATTGACCGTAATCCCGCGAGCCGCAAATTCAGGTGCCAGCGCGAGTGTCAACGTCTCTAGCGCTCCCTTGGAGGCTGCATAGGCCGGATGCGTCGGTGCCGCGATCCGCGTAAACCCGGTCGAGACATTGATGATGCGGCCATTGTCGTGAATGTGGTCGGCGACTGCCTGGATCAGGAAGAACGGCGCCTTGTAATTGATCGTCATCACCTCGTCGAACGCGGCTTCGCTCGTCTGCTTCAATGGCAACGCGGGCGCGATGCCGGCATTGTTTACCAGAATGTCTAGAGCCGAGGAGCCCCTCTCGATGCGCGCAGCTTCGCTGAACTGCGCCCAGAGGCTGTCAGCCGCGTCCTTGCCGTGTCTGAGATCGGCTTTTACGGCAACGGCCTTGACGCCGAGCGTCTCAATGTCGCGTACGGTGGCATTAGCCGCATCCGCATTGGCGGTGTAGTGCACGCCAATCAGAGCGGCACCCTCCTTCGCGAACGCAAGGGCGGCGGCCCGGCCGATACCACGCGAGCTTCCAGTAATGAGGGCTATCTTGTCTGCGAGTCTTTGGGACATAGATCACTCCGTTGCGAAATTAAATAGTGATCGGTATAATAAGAGGCGAAATAGGCCTGTCAATCATTTAATAGGGATCACTATATAATGGGTGAGCCAATCCGCAAACGAGGCAGACCGCGCGTGCTCGATCGCGACGTGGGGCTCGACATCGCGGCACGCCTATTCTGGGAACGCGGCTACGAGGGAACCTCGATCGCCGACCTCACGAAGGCCATGGGGATCAATCCGCCGACGCTATATTCGACCTTCGGCTCAAAGGAAGAATTGTACCGTCAGGCGCTCGACTTCAGCATTGCCCGTGAAAACAGCCGCCGGTCGGAAATCCTGCATTCCCATCTTCCGGCTTACGACGCCCTGAGCCTCTACCTCTACGATATTGCTGACGGCGACACCCAGCCGGATAAGCCGCGAGGTTGCATGGTCTCGACGGCCGTCCTGCAGCATGCGGAAGAAAATGCATCTGTCGCGCGGATGACCGCAGCCTTGCGCGAGGCGTCGATTCAGACCCTCAAAGCCCGCTTCGACCGTGCCGTCGAGGAAGGCGAATTGCCGACGCAAACCGACACCGATACGCTCGCGCGGTTCTATGGTGCGATTATCCAGGGCATGTCCGCCCAGGCCTGCGACGGCGCCTGCAATGCGCGGCTGAAGCGGCTGATCGACATCGCACTCACGGCCTGGCCCGGGAAGCGTAGGACCCAACTGGGAGTTCGGATTGAAGACACGTCAACCACTCATACTGACCGCAAGGCCCGCAGAACTCCATCGGTGGTTCGGCCACGGGTGCCTTGAGGGATGCACTGGCATAGTAATTGTATGTGAGCGTTTTGCTCTTGAAAGCCTCGAACCTATCGCGACCGGTCCAACAGATTAGATATCTGATTTAGAGATGAAATTCTGGCGGCTCCGGTCAGACGGCCAAATCCACTAACTCAATCGCATTTCGTAAACTTTCAGTTATTGCAGTTAACGGCTACGGGTACGGGCGAACCTGCACCCCGCCACCGCGCAACATCAGCCAGTGAAAAACCCAATGGATAGACCATGGGGCAATGCATGTGTCAGCCGGCGTGAGCAGTCCGTGTGGGAAATTTGCTTTCGTTATTGAAGAGGTCCAGTGCCCAATTTATTCGACCAATTCACGCTGAAAGGCGTGACGCTCCGAAACCGAATCGCGGTTTCGCCGATGTGCCAGTATCCGCGATCGATGGCGTCCCCAACGAATGGCACAGCGTCCATCTCACAAGCCTGGCGCGTGGTGGCGCCGGCCAGTTAACGTCGAAGCCACAGCTGTCTCCCGAGGGCCGGATCACACCCGGTTGCACGGGCCTTTGGAGTGACGCCCAGGCTCAGGCTTTCGCGCCAATTGTTGCTGGCATTGAAAAAGCGGACGCGGTCGCAGGTATCCAGATCGGCCACGCCGGCCACAAGGCCAGTGCAAAACCGGCCTTGGGAAGGGGACAATCATATCGCCGAGGACGATCCGCGCGGTTGGGAGACCATCGCACCCTCTGCCATTGCATTCGGCGGCGGTCTGTGGAAGGTGCCACGGGAAATCAGCCCGATAGCTTCGATCGGTCGTGGGGCACTGCAGTTGTAGGAGTCATGGATAAGATCAAAGCACTTGGCGTGCATCGCCACTCCGTAATTTCGTCAACGACCGCCTTTGCTTGAATCCTAATATCGGGAGCCGCAGTGGTCTTTCAGAACTGCCCGGCACTTTATGCACCCACGGCACGAAGAGTCGCCCGCGCCGACGCGCGGAACACGGGTGCCGCATCGTACGATACTATAGCACGATGACTTTCACGCCGATTTTTACTCGCTCATAGAGATGGATTATATCGTCATTCGTCATGCGAAAACACCCCGATGAAGAGGACCTCCCGACGCTCTGTGGTTCGTTCGTTCCGTGGATGCGGTACAGCGTATTTCCTAGATAGATGGCGCGCGCGCCTAACGGATTGTCGGTGCCCCCGGTCATGTATGCAGGAAGGTCCCGCCGCCTTTTGCGCATGTCCGCCGGCGGACGCCAATCCGGCCAAGGGCGCTTGGCGCTCACCACCTCGGTTCCACGCCAGCCGTAGCCTTCACGTCCAACGCCGACACTGTAACGCAGCGCCTTTCCACCGGCTTCTATGTAGTAAAGGGCGTATTTGCGGGTTTCGATGATGATCGTACCCGGCGCTTCCCGGGTCTGATAGTCCACTATGTGCCGCCGCACGAACGTCCCGGCATGCGGATAAGACCCCTCCCCCTGGGCTCGCCGTGATGGGTAAGCAGGCGGCGACATCAGAAAGCCGATATAGCCGCTGTCGATCCAGACCTTGTCGTTTTTCTTGTCCAACAATGGCGGCGAGGCCTGGTCTGCTGCCGCGTGGTTGATCGCCGTTGATAAAAGAACAGTGCAAAGCAGCCCCCCCATGGCGCGCCTAGTCAGTGCTCGCAGTTCCGACATATGAGGTCTCCATCGACATTGCGACGTTCAAATCAAACCGTTGGCCACCAAAGTGTTCGCCACCTGCTGGAAGAGACGGTCGGGAACCGGCGCTCCCACCGGCGTCTTGCTAAGCTCTGCGGCGAGTCTCGCATCAGTCACCATTGGGACTCCGCGATCTCTCGCTTGCTCCCTCATCGAGGCCACAGCTTTACCGGCGGCACGACAGACGACGATCGGCACAGGCGTCTCGCCCCGAACATAGCGGATCCCGACTATTGCCGATTGTTCTCCGATCATCAGAACCGCATTGGCAAGACCGGTCCTGCTCGTGCCGAGCAAGCGCGCGAATTTACGGCGTTCCTGCCGTATTAGCGGATCGCCTTCCGTGTCCTTGTGTTCACGCTTGGCCTCCGACTTGGTCATCCGCATTTCGCGCATGAACAGCCAGCGTTGCAGAAAGACATCGAAGGTGCCCATGACGAGGAAAGCCGCGATTGCGATGAAAGCGGTGGTTTTCAGCATCGACAGCGAGGTCGCATGCAGGCAGCCAAAACCGCATCCAGGCGCCTGGAACAGCGCCTTCAGGCCCGCATGGAAAACAACCGAAAACGCCACGGAAAGCGCAAGAATCTTGAACAGTGCCTTGCCGAACTCGACAACGCTCTTAAGCGAGGTCAGGCGCTTTAGGCCCGCTGCCGGATTGATGCGGCTGAAATCCGGCTCGATCGGCTTTGCCGAGAAGACGAATCCCTTGGTGATCGCGACGTTCGTCGCAAGGATCGCTGCGATCGTTATCCCGAGGATCGGCAGCACCGCCCCCCAAAGCGCATCGACGGCAATGGTGCTCAGCCGAAACCAGACATCCGCGAACGGCCGTTCGTAGATATGCGACGCCTCGTCCAGAAGCAGATTGACCTTCACTTGCAGATTAGGCGCGGCATAAAAGAGAAAGAGCGTCGAGAACAGGATCATGATCCCCGAGACCATGTCGGGGCTGTGAAGCACCTGACCTTTCTTGCGCGCGTCCAGGATCTTTTTTTCGGAAGCCGGAAGCGATTTTTCTTCGCTTGTCCCGCTCATGTGACGCCGCCGTCCTTGGACGACGCCAGCAGGCCGATTTCCTGGGCGCGCCTGGCCGTATCGGAAATCGAGCGCAACCTTGCCG from Rhizobium gallicum bv. gallicum R602sp harbors:
- a CDS encoding ABC transporter ATP-binding protein codes for the protein MTIPVLEIEGVSKRFGTNLANDAISLTLAKGEIVALLGENGAGKTTLMSILFGHYMPDAGRILIDGTELPQGKPRAAIRAGVGMVHQHFSLAPNLTVLENVMTGTENLWSWRSGTSAARKKLLAISERFGLKVDPGARLGDLSVGEQQRVEILKALYSDARILILDEPTAVLTNIEAEKLFTTLKEMARQGLSLIFISHKLDEVMAAADRIVVLRSGKMVAERRASETSKAELAELMVGRRVTRPVREPSTPGMVALEAADVTVKIDGVERLKSVRFHLREGEILGIIGVSGNGQAALAHLLSGTLSRSSGDLLLFGEPIGNLGVGDVVNAGIGRIPEDRNEEGVIGEMAIWENTVLERISSPAFSQRGLVSRKAGMAFAKEIIDQFDVRGGSPASRARLLSGGNMQKLILGRNLHRRPRILIAAQPARGLDEGAVAAVHARLLEARRQGTAVLLISEDLDEVIALADRIQAIVGGRLSPPVEAEVADARELGLMMAGEWQQSPEADHAV
- a CDS encoding ABC transporter permease; translation: MRFERREHRPLYLLVLTPLLAVVAALALSGILIAIAGAPVFEAYWRILTGAFGSRLSATETLTRATPLMLTGLAAAVAFRARLWNIGAEGQFYLGAIAVAAASAKLFGTLPAPALIPLLLLVGAVAGMVLILIPLWLRLRFSVDEVVTSLLMNFVALLFVSMLIDGVLKDPLAFGWPQSQSVSDHAMLPKLVARSRLHIGLAIAIALAIIVHFIQSRTVFGMQSRAAGLNPAGAVFAGVQLGRTLVKVACLSGGLAGLAGAIEVMGVKGYVTTDLSPGFGYSGIVVAMLANLNPLGVVFAAIFTAMMFVGADGMSRGLGIPTYIADVTVALSLLTMLIALFFTQYRIRR
- a CDS encoding ABC transporter permease, whose product is MMQLFDILASAGLWAAILRIATPLIFGTLGALVCERAGVLNLGIEGIMTIGAMIGWLSVYHGADLWTGLLIAAMVGGVFGLLHAGLTVSLGLSQHVSGLGVTLFASSFSYYVFRLIVPLASTPPTIVPFQPIAIPGLSTLPFVGPALFTQTAPTYLAIAIALLMAYIIFRTPVGLAIRMAGENPHAAEAQGVNPMKVRYGAVVAGSALMGMGGAFLTLSAFNSFFPTMVQGRGWICIALVVFASWRPGRALFGALLFAFFDAFQLRLQTALSGLVPYQLFLMTPYILSIAALAVMARRARVPQALMQPYRRGER
- a CDS encoding amidohydrolase family protein, which translates into the protein MFDLIVRNANLTDGRTSIDIGIQGGRIIAVERGLQAQAGEEIDATGRLVSPPFVDPHFHMDATLSLGLPRMNVSGTLLEGIALWGELRPIVTKEELVDRALRYCDLAVTQGLLFIRSHVDTSDPRLVTVEAMIEVREKVAPYIDLQLVAFPQDGYYRSPGAIDALNRALDMGVDVVGGIPHFERTMGEGTASVEALCRIAADRGLPVDMHCDETDDPLSRHIETLAAQTIRFGLQGRVAGSHLTSMHSMDNYYVSKLIPLMAEARINVIPNPLINIMLQGRHDTYPKRRGMTRVRELMDAGLNVSFGHDCVMDPWYSMGSGDMLEVGHMAIHVAQMAGVEDKKKIFHALTVNSAKTMDLEGYGVEIGCNADLVILQAQDTLEALRLKPNRLAVIRRGKVIARSAPRIGALFLDGRPAKVDSGMGYAPRH
- a CDS encoding SOS response-associated peptidase family protein; this translates as MMSPKVFQSDAPLDERRVIIRRHDGETEMVELPWGLRPRDGGPRAVSVVRAEGRIFSTHRCLVRASEFRHKSFGFSLANGDWFYFAGIWRPATADWPEAYALLTIEANADIAPFHDRQMAVLTRERRIAWLDGLVLEDEILRPLPASTFRVRRYSSSPVQAMLAV
- a CDS encoding SOS response-associated peptidase, which gives rise to MCNDYRLMVDVASIFEDFADLKIKIRFGEGAPNLEAREDIKITDVGPIVRAINGARDEAELVQRRWSWPGPNKRPVYNFRSEGREFNSNRCLIIADGFYEFTEPKDPKKTRKDKWLFTKKDESIFCIAGIWRETPEVGQAFTMLTMEPGSDIAPYHDRQIVILERNAWVEWLDPAISAKSLIKPLPAGTLAVEQVG
- a CDS encoding GFA family protein translates to MPNAQCACGALRLMLSGSPQLTALCHCLACQRRTGAPFSANAFYSIDCVEVSGTSTEFIRTGESGGKVRMHFCPTCGSTVYWKADVSPPWIGVAVGSFADPVFAPPAISVFEQSKHTWVQLDKTVKHFQALPIGQY
- a CDS encoding type II toxin-antitoxin system RelB/DinJ family antitoxin, yielding MASNALVQTRIGADVKERATAVLENMGLTVSDAVRILLTRTANEGALPLELVSHSEAHDAWFRAKVLQALEDTRPDVDDADADARFRERHAAALRRAVAGDR
- a CDS encoding SDR family oxidoreductase; translated protein: MSQRLADKIALITGSSRGIGRAAALAFAKEGAALIGVHYTANADAANATVRDIETLGVKAVAVKADLRHGKDAADSLWAQFSEAARIERGSSALDILVNNAGIAPALPLKQTSEAAFDEVMTINYKAPFFLIQAVADHIHDNGRIINVSTGFTRIAAPTHPAYAASKGALETLTLALAPEFAARGITVNAVLPGVTETDMNAEWLASPDARAGAEALSVFSRVGRAEDVADVIAFLASNDARWTTGQMIDATGGARI